The nucleotide window TTtgagaaagagattgaCAGAGCTATTTAGGCATTGAGACAAGAGGTGTGAAGCTCCGTTTTGCGCATTCATGATCACCTCTGCTCGGACGCAAGTGTAACAAGGAAACGGTATGCCGTTAAGCGACTACCACATGCACTACTCTCGGACGTTACAGCCTAGGAGATACAACGAAAGCGGCGATGACGGTTACGTGGACTGGGTCTGAGCAGATACATGACGACGATTGGTCGCTAAGGCTCAGTACGAGTCCAGGCGTGAATTTGTCCTTCAGTTCTCGCATCCGTGAACCCTCTGTATCTCTATAGCGATTTGCAGGATGAATCTTTATCATGTCTATAAAATAAAACGCAGAGAAAAACGTGCGATGGAGACGGCTTGGACATGATGTTGCGTATTTGGAGGGTAAGTGCCTTAACATGAAAAATAGAGTCCAACGAAGGTAGCGAGCTCCTGGATTGAATATATGGTTAAGTTTGATGTTTGAATCCAAAGAAAGTTTCAACATTTACTTCGATCTAAAGTCAAAAGGGTAAAGAATACATAACGATTGAAAAACGCGATCTCCTACTTCATGGTAATGATAGTACAATGGTTAGAGGTTACGATAACGTATACATGCTTGAGGGGCCCTGCAACCTATGTGACCCCTGTTCAAACTAAAACAAATCGTCATAACTTGTCTATTGTTCAGCTTGGATCCATATGGTTATATGGTCGACTTACTTACAGCTGGCTAGATCAGATCACCATGCCACCATTATAAGCTCTCAACCCTTTTACTCCCCTTCGTCCCAGTCAATTTGCCAAccgcctccttccttttttgcttCTCCTGAGGCCCAACCACTCTTTCACCTCTTGTTTCAAGATCCCATTCCAACAGCCTCTTTACCAATCCATCTGTTCCCGTAGACAAGATACCAACCATCAAACCCACTCTATGTGACTCCTTAgcctcttccacccctCTCCAAAACAACTCGGCTAGATGATGTGAAGCTACCCTGAAAAGGAACTCATTGCGATCCTCAACCACCCACCCCCTAGTGAGGGCACGAGCATACCCAGAGAGGACTTCATTACTGGTCTCTTTAGGAGCAAAGTAGCTATCGAGCCCCGTTCCGTCCTCAAGAGGCACCTGATGTAGTCGGACCCTCATTCCTCTCAGGGCAGTCGAATGATCATTCCAAAGAAGCTTTCGATAGTCAGATGGATAGGACATGGcgagaggagggagaagaagttgagtAAATATCATATCGGAAAAGGATATAGCCTCATACAGAGCAAGGAAGTCAGTGtagagctggaagaagggtacGCCGGCTGtaagaaaaggaagggcaaCAGTTTCAAGCGAAGAAACGGGATATTTCTCGCCAGCAGCAAGAGGATTTGTCAGATGTTCCATGAGTCGAGTCATGCCCTGGGCCACCTGGCTATCCCTGAACACCTCTCCTTCGCTTGTTGGCGTCTGCGTCTGTTGCCCGTGCTCGAGCATGAATACCTTCATCAAGTTGAACAACAATCGGTTTCTGCCTAAACGTTCTGTCCACATAGGTGAGGCACATTGTAACTGACCCACAAACAAGACTGACTGCACAATCTCCGTCTCAGAAGCACTCCAATCTGGAGGCACTTGGGAAAGTGCAATAGAAGTGCCTGAGCGAAGAAGTTCGttgagaggagaaaagagcCAATCGGGTTGAAGAGGCAAACCGGTGATATTATTAAGGTCGAGGGAAGTTGGTGGAGCGCGAAGAGTTGATGTGGCTTTGAGGTACACATGGGAGGGTTGAGAGGGGCTAACGACGTTTTCGACATCGGGCAAGATGGTATAATGCAAAAGAGGCCGAAGTATTTGCAATTTGTCGGGATGAGAAAGAGCAGAGTATTGCTCGGATACGACATGGATCGCGCTGGACCAATCTGCTTTCAGAATATCATCGACCAAATCAAGAGCCAGAGGTTCGTCTCCGATGTCGAATGACAGAAATAAGTCCAGAGCAACAGGTAACCATTCTGAAGGGGAAAGACTCTTGCTTTGTATACTCAGCCGAAGAAGCTCGTATCGAAGATAGGTAACTGAGCGGACCGTCACCCCATTTGTCACCAAGAAAGCCAATTGAAGTGCAGCAAGCGTGTCCTTGCTTAATAGTTCTCCCACAGAATGCAACTGACTGTGCAGTCTCACGGCCGAGCAGAGTACCTTTGTCTCATTCTCCCCTCCATTTCTCATTGACTCTATGGCTTCTGTCAGACCTGAAGTTTTCAACCCAGCAAGCATagtcttcttttcttcttcaccacccTTTATCCCATTGACCTTGGCACCTGTTGCCCAACTGACCAACATATCTAGCGCAGACGCCACCTCATTTAACCGTTCGGACCGACCCAACAGTTGTTTGACAGAAGATACGGCCTCATCAATCCAGTCGAGTGCCATCACCTGAGCCCATGTAATGTCATGCTCAGGCGTCGTTCTATGGGGGTCTATGGCACATGTGACCCAAATCTTGAGAAGGTCAAAGTAGGCCCTGATTAGACTACTTTCCAACGGAGATAATGTCTCAGAGGCGGAACGCTGCTGGACCCACTTCCCAAAGAGACGCCATACTTCGGAACTCGATGCAACGATCGAAGCTGATAAACCATATCTTCCAAGAATGGCGTAAATTCGTAAAACTTCCAACGCCAGATTCTGACCAATCTCTAGCTTGTTGACGCCACTCCCTTCGTTCCAAGTGGCAGATACAACGAATTTGAGAGTGGACTCATAAACTCTTTGACTGAGAAGGTCTTCCGCACAGGCCCGCGAGCTCGCTGTAATATCCCTCAAAAGCGCCAGTCCTTCGACATTCGGTCGGTTATCGCCTTTCGGTGGCCAAGGTCTTTGGATGACATGGTGCTTGAGAATGACCGGTACAATGGGACAAATGGTTTCGCAAAGGTCGCCCGACAAAAAGGTAGTGCGTCGAAGAATGAGCAGCAATTGATCGGTGGTAATTACCGGAAGAGCGTCAGGTATGGAAAGTAGCTCAGTGAGGCGAGGAAGTACATCTTCAAATGGTATCGAAGCAATCCCAGTTGGGTCGTTCTGGGCCGTCATAAGTGTCGGGATAAATGGTTGGTAGATATTATCAGCATTGATAGAATCGTCAGGGAAGACCCATGAAGGGCCGCGTAATGCTTCGAACAGGAGCTCCACGCTTGCTCGAATCACACCTGTTCCTCTTGTCAAACCAGCAAGCACTTCTACACCAAGTTCGATAGCTTTCTGGACAACCTGCGTTTCATCGCACTCTGTCTGGGCAGCTTGGTCCAGTTCTCCATTGTGTAATCTTCCTAGGATCCGACTGAGCACACCCATCATGGTTATACGCTGACTCGGTACTGTTGATCGACAGAGATATAATATATCCTGCAAAGTATAGCCCGCTAAGCTGGGTGATTCGCCGTGGTGATGTAAACCCAGATGGGTGGGAAGTGACGCTGTATCTTCGGCAGAAAGTACAGTTCCCGAAAGGTCAAACCTAATCGAATTGTTGCTTGAAGGCGCAGATATGGGTTGCAGCCACTCAAGTTTCGACGGCTCTGAAGGAAGGGTAGGGAAGTATTTGGCTTTAAGAACGCCGAGGTTCATGTCGTCATCCTGGGAGTTCGATGATATAACTGTCACAGGTTAAGCTTTTAAAGAGGATTGTATGATATAAACAGACATACTCGATGAGCTAAGGACATCGGGCTTCACTGTGCGTTCCACGACGTTGTTCTTCCCATCGGTCAACTTTACCTCAGCCCTTTTTCTCAAAGCCTCCGTGATCTTATCTCCGAACCTTTCCCTTAGCTCTTCCGTCTCTTGCTCCCTTTCTTGAAAGCTCATTAACCGTACCCGCCTAGCGTTCTCCTCTGAGACCTCCTGCAAAATCTTCTGTGTGTTATTTGCATCGAAAGGCTGTTCCAAGTCGATAGATGGCAGTTCGCTTTTGGGAACATCTTGAACATCACGCTTTGACTGGCGAGCTTCGgcccttctcctcaaaaGATCCAATTTCTTGTCGCCTAGTCTCTCCCTAAGTTCT belongs to Cryptococcus neoformans var. grubii H99 chromosome 7, complete sequence and includes:
- a CDS encoding cytoplasmic protein, variant, whose translation is MLKDIVERTSSPAEAPKAPTPSSTGFPVAVHRSQRPSAFARARRAQQALKEEGKQEIGYGKAVDTIPSVQTSEPASASSMTEWEEVKKQVQEDNSKRVQSMSPQEREEEIKELRERLGDKKLDLLRRRAEARQSKRDVQDVPKSELPSIDLEQPFDANNTQKILQEVSEENARRVRLMSFQEREQETEELRERFGDKITEALRKRAEVKLTDGKNNVVERTVKPDVLSSSIISSNSQDDDMNLGVLKAKYFPTLPSEPSKLEWLQPISAPSSNNSIRFDLSGTVLSAEDTASLPTHLGLHHHGESPSLAGYTLQDILYLCRSTVPSQRITMMGVLSRILGRLHNGELDQAAQTECDETQVVQKAIELGVEVLAGLTRGTGVIRASVELLFEALRGPSWVFPDDSINADNIYQPFIPTLMTAQNDPTGIASIPFEDVLPRLTELLSIPDALPVITTDQLLLILRRTTFLSGDLCETICPIVPVILKHHVIQRPWPPKGDNRPNVEGLALLRDITASSRACAEDLLSQRVYESTLKFVVSATWNEGSGVNKLEIGQNLALEVLRIYAILGRYGLSASIVASSSEVWRLFGKWVQQRSASETLSPLESSLIRAYFDLLKIWVTCAIDPHRTTPEHDITWAQVMALDWIDEAVSSVKQLLGRSERLNEVASALDMLVSWATGAKVNGIKGGEEEKKTMLAGLKTSGLTEAIESMRNGGENETKVLCSAVRLHSQLHSVGELLSKDTLAALQLAFLVTNGVTVRSVTYLRYELLRLSIQSKSLSPSEWLPVALDLFLSFDIGDEPLALDLVDDILKADWSSAIHVVSEQYSALSHPDKLQILRPLLHYTILPDVENVVSPSQPSHVYLKATSTLRAPPTSLDLNNITGLPLQPDWLFSPLNELLRSGTSIALSQVPPDWSASETEIVQSVLFVGQLQCASPMWTERLGRNRLLFNLMKVFMLEHGQQTQTPTSEGEVFRDSQVAQGMTRLMEHLTNPLAAGEKYPVSSLETVALPFLTAGVPFFQLYTDFLALYEAISFSDMIFTQLLLPPLAMSYPSDYRKLLWNDHSTALRGMRVRLHQVPLEDGTGLDSYFAPKETSNEVLSGYARALTRGWVVEDRNEFLFRVASHHLAELFWRGVEEAKESHRVGLMVGILSTGTDGLVKRLLEWDLETRGERVVGPQEKQKRKEAVGKLTGTKGSKRVESL